Proteins from one Procambarus clarkii isolate CNS0578487 chromosome 72, FALCON_Pclarkii_2.0, whole genome shotgun sequence genomic window:
- the LOC138356486 gene encoding uncharacterized protein, whose translation MCIFRSLPNESLGVSPYEMLYGRKCRTPLKAFKDSLRDATFSEHQNVPQFLQNLQHILERVHRFAHDNLLKAQVRMKTHYDQTSKVRKFKPGDFVLAYFPIPGSPLQNKFSGPYCVKECRNNNTYVIETPDRRRKTQLCHVNLLKQYNGTPPTVLTNYSTFTEPYIHSETFPASPPESTDKESALSNSKILNDLPKCFQDNNRAPLPSSNSTLTSSDKPFILHVDANGTDDGGVVMQQRGEKNTPVSNYCYKERRNNWQGATLPHPEASALHSTPEKCSVHHQYGPHHPIPPAARPLLISTSSTMGLLTAEIQPGDTLYQESDNILAHDLSRVYEVEATPSNTPPHNDVLLPEPQASGESCDDNLLQEIEPALPFIITSSQLYNTTMEEMSNNDNNTSKACQGEQNVCSQPPVRTQITKLPVDRYDSADWSPVWLHLPRPPQYYLMSGVAPTSVCRMFSAFVASTPPS comes from the coding sequence atgtgtattttcagaagtctccccaatgagtccctaggagtatctccttatgagatgctctacggccgtaagtgccgtactccccttaaggctttcaaagactctctaagagatgccaccttcagtgagcatcagaatgtgccccagtttcttcaaaaccttcaacacattctagagagagtccaccgctttgcccatgataatctattgaaagcccaggtgagaatgaagactcattacgaccagaccagcaaagtaagaaaattcaagccgggagacttcgtccttgcctattttcctatcccaggttcacctttacaaaacaaattttcaggaccctactgcgtcaaagagtgcagaaacaacaacacatacgtcatagagactccagataggcggcggaagacccagctgtgccacgtcaacctcctgaagcaatataatggtactcctcccactgtcttgactaactattccacattcacagaaccctacatccacagtgagaccttcccagcttctcctcccgaaagcactgacaaggagtcggcgctttctaattccaaaatccttaatgatcttcccaaatgctttcaggataataatcgtgctcctttgccctcttctaattccactctcacctcgtcagataagcccttcatcctccatgtcgacgccaatggtaccgacgatggtggtgtcgtgatgcagcaacgaggcgagaagaatacacctgtcagcaactactgctacaaggaacgacggaacaattggcaaggagctactcttcctcatcctgaagcttcagcacttcactccacacctgaaaagtgctcggtccaccatcaatacggaccacaccaccctatacctcctgcagcacgcccacttctcatctcaacgtcttctactatgggcttgctaactgcagaaattcaacctggagacacgctataccaagagtctgacaacatcttagcccatgatctctccagagtttatgaagtagaagcaactccatctaatactccaccacataacgacgtacttcttccagaaccgcaggcttcgggggagagttgtgacgataatctccttcaagagattgagcctgctcttcccttcataattacgtcgtcacaattatataatacgactatggaagaaatgtccaacaacgacaacaacaccagcaaggcttgccagggtgagcaaaacgtatgcagccagccacctgttcggacccaaatcaccaaactacccgttgatcgctacgactccgctgattggtcgccggtctggctgcacctgcctcgccccccccaatactacctgatgtctggggtcgccccaacatcagtctgcagaatgttcagtgctttcgtagccagcactcctcccagctag